ctctttctttcagcatcagctctctTAGTATTTTTACTGGAtgctaggttctcaatcaaaTTCTCAGCTTCATCTGGGAATTttgtcttgaagtttccatgacttgcagcatccaaagccagcTGATATTCNGAGTGATCTTGCTAGGCTTGAAGTCTGTCATTCCCAGGTTGAGAGCTACCAATTTAGGCATTAAGTTgacactagaaccaagatcacacaaagatctagcaaaNCTTGAATCTTACCCAAGCTgtcttgaaagcttcatctggtttttgcttgaaggaggacagcttgactcttagctcatctgacatggcatcatcataaaagtagttgagAAAAGCCACCTTCACTTGTTGCCAAGAGGTCAAAGAACGGGCTGGANTCTTGACATATATCCATAGCATTGGAGAAGTCTTaacagcatcaatcaaaggtaGCTCAACAATAAGCTTGACCATCATTGCTTTGCATTTAGCATCATCTAGCTCTTGTTTGGACTTCCTTGGATTCTTGGNCACTAGTCACCAAgtcttcaaagtgctcaatatggtccaaagcctcatttggcaggttagagaagggtctttgtccaactagctggaagtaagcaggcttcagctcaaagtcattNTTGGGTTTCTGCCCGTGGTTGATGTCGATCGGTACCCatgtggcatcgatcgatgctgtcTTATGGTGTAGAAACCATGGTTTCGGGTGGACAGGGTGTCGACAGATGCTCATCAGTGTTGGTCGGCACTGGCTCAGCAGAAACTTCCTCATCGTCTTCAACATCAATCGACTCTTGGAGATCATCAGATTGATCCTTCTGGGGTATAGAATGGAGTTGTTTGCCACTTCTCAAGGTCACTGCATTGCATGAATGCTTgggatttgattcagttctccCAGGGAGAAATCCCTCTTGCCTCTTGACAGATCTAGATATTTGTGCAACCTGACTTTCCAGCtttttgacatgaatgttcaatgcttcaaacttcccattaagcttagtgtagacattgtcaagctTCCCATTGAAATTCACTGTCATTTGCTCctgaccttgcaaaagctgctcaagcatagcttccatcttaCTACTTTCAGCTGTTtttggaggtggagactgatatgAATTGGTTCCATAATTCCTTGTATATCCACTACTTTTTTGCTGCTTTTGATAATCAGGTTTAGGTGTGAAACCAGAAGAATTTCCTTGAAAGTTACTGCGCTGGCTGTTTCCACTGTAAGGCCTGCTACCTTGCTGATTACCAAACCGCTGACCTTGATTTCCATAGacatagttcacatcctcttcttcatgcCCTTTCTCAGGTTCTAGTTCAAAAGtttcaacttcagcagcaaagtgaactgatttcttGCCAACTAAAAGGTTATGAACTGAATCCAGCTTTGCATTCACTGAAGCAAGCTGATTggcatcaaatcctccatgtattctctttctttcagcatcagctctctTAGTATTTTTACTGGAtgctaggttctcaatcaaaTTCTCAGCTTCATCTGGGAATTttgtcttgaagtttccatgacttgcagcatccaaagccagctgatattcccagtcaattcctctgaaaaagatacttAACAGCTGCACTCTTGAAAacccatggtgtggacagtccttTTGATATGCCTTGAATCTTACCCAAGCTgtcttgaaagcttcatctggtttttgcttgaaggaggacagcttgactcttagctcatctgacatggcatcatcataaaagtagttgagAAAAGCCACCTTCACTTGTTGCCAAGAGGTCAAAGAACGGGCTGGAAATTGTTTCAACCATTGGGAcgcttctcctgcaagtgaatatgggaagagcttgcagtagatgtagtctTCAGTTACTCCATTGGCCTTGACACTAGTCACCAAgtcttcaaagtgctcaatatggtccaaagcctcatttggcaggttagagaagggtctttgtccaactagctggaagtaagcaggcttcagctcaaagtcattccttgggaatggaggtggaacaattgcagagcggttttcatacatcaaatcagctctgttgaagtctgcaatagtcctgatcagatcccggttttgatcctgtcttcgaaccgggttatggacgtggttggcagctccacgtccgtctgctggaggtgggtgtcgatcgataccctcttgttggcgttgatcgacaccaaggttaaCCTCCTCATCGGCAACAACTTGCTGGTTGACAACAGCTTGTTGGTTGACAACTGGTTCAACAATCACATTGTcctctgcatcaagcttttggccatgctcattgcgcaagtggccctcttgatctctcaaagCACCATCTTCATCAACTCTCAGAATGACCGGATTGACCATCTTAGCTGATTTAGCTGCTTTTCGGTTCTCACACTCAAGTTTTCCTAGCTCTTGGTTCGAAAGCTTCACAGTAGCACCAATCTTGTTGCTCcctgtgtgaggtctaggaggcatgcacctgaaacaccaaagagaagaaaaacaaaaacgtgtaagtagaaaataaaaaataaaaaattttgacgaaattaaaaactcaaactaatggtagatcaaagagtccccggaaACGGCACCAAaattgataagctcaaattgtaataccctaatggtactaacagccttgcagttgtaatactctatgggtcgaatccacagagactcaagatcaaacacaatggattataCAGTTTTGTccttacgctaaacaagttaatttaattattgaaaaagcaatgcaaatattcaaataaaagtgttatgaaatcagaaaatcaaaaggttaggcaggcctagggaatttctcaggtaattatgaagtattaaatcaataaattaattaggattcaggcaataaaaatcagatctagaactctaaacagttttataaaataattcagttcttactgcaattattatctaaatttaaaaccagaaaatccaaatctgtttgtaaaattctaagttaaaaatcagctttaagaacaggATTAGAAAacttcacaaaatcactaattcaaatctctttgtaaaaagtaattttgttcatcaatggttttaatcaggaaaacaatattattctcatatcaattaatttccctaagataataattctaggtgatgaatcaagaattattgtgaagaacaaccaaagatgaagatcataaaagattaaaaaccctaaaaatcacagatctaataaatcataaaaaccctgtgaaaaaccctaaacctaacaagcaaattactcaaacatgtttaatgaagaacaaatcattctaaataacatgcaatagatattgaaaagtaaaagagggagtttagaaatcgtctctctacaaagaattcagatcctTCTCTCCCGAAAGCTCTcaataatctctctctcaaaaactgctagaaaataacttaagggtttaaaaaacccaaaacactataaatatatcctaaaatacgtccaggggcttatgttgcaattgtggaaaactttgggtaaaatagtaaaacttccaattcttgttctctcgtcggATAAACAGGGCTGTCGATCGATGCTCacgtggtgtcgaccgatgccatcactctgatccgactccaagtTCTTTTCCTTCGGTTATATGctccaaaatcatccaaattgctccacttcgCTCCATCTGTGCCAAAATCCcaaataacctgtaaagactcaaaaacaacctagaaacaaatggaaagactcaaaaagcacacttatatcatggttaaaaaccctaaaaaccatgatatatcaaatactaacatgataaTGCTGAAatgtgaaataagaaaacaaaagacaacatcaaatactatctcaaacccttccccaaacttaaattacatagTCCACTGtgtaaaagaaatttgtaagaggattcaagactcaaaataaaataaaactagatatgcaatggtatttacaataGAGAGGTGATGTTGGTACCTTAtgggttgtggaagaagttgtacacatcctcattcatgctgtcAAATGTGTAGCTGGAGCCTGGAGCTTGATTTTGAGGTGGGGAAGGAGGAAACTCGACGATGGTCATcgactggtactcggtcgactgctcggtcgagtgggctGGTCGAGTTGGTGGTGGTAGGAAAAATTGTTTTCCTTGCTGCTGGTAGTATTGCTGCAAAAgggctggatccatgaagtattgggGAGGGATGGGAGGGTAAGCTTTGCCATAGGGATAGCCTGGATAGCCTGCTGGAGTTGGAAAACCATAGGGAGGTCTGGGCATGTACTCGGCTGAGTGCATTGTAGGTGCTtagtcgagtgggtgctcgagtgaacCGATCGAGTGCCTCGGAAACTGCTGTTCTGGGCGACTTGAATCTCTCCTTCTCTGAATTGGCTCATGCATCGAAGCTCTAGCTGGTACCACTGGGTTTTCAGCTCTAGATAATGCTCTAGTGGAGCTACTCCTTCTCAATGGGCTAGAATGGCTTGATGAAGAATTTCCACTCTTCAATatagcaatctccttctttaaacccttgatggacttagtcatccttcccaccttcttcttcaacttatcaaaattatttccATGCCACTTATTCCACTTTTGTAGAAGTGTCAACCTCgtgctagtctctctcactcctctactatcccttggatttggctcataatcttcaaaataaaaattttcttCTCCATCAACCATCTCCACATCTCCATCTTGATCTTCTCTTACTTGGGCTGTCCCATCAAACAAAAGCTCAGcagctggccaaaaatcaatgCTTAGCCCTTCACTTATGGTGGTAAGTACCTTGTTGGGTAGAACAAGCTGAGTCTTCCCTAGTGTTGgatgctcaaagttgaagaggtgTTTCCCATGGTGCATCTCTTCGGCTAgaatgagagtggaggtgaggtagttggtgtcaatccatcttggcttGGCCTTCTCTCCTTGAAGTGGTACCTTGTCAGCTACTAGCATTGGAGTGATAATGCTCTAATGGTTAGAACTCCAGTTGAGCCCCTCTTGTATAGCTTGCTCACCCAGCTTCTATAATAGATCAATTGGTCAATGAGGACCATagcaagatcagtctccacactACTCCCAAGGATAATGGTCCCATCTCTTGCTTGAAGGATGATGCCATTGAGTGCTACATCAATAATcttaagctctccctcattcaaatttccagtctcctttctagcaaagaaagtgtttgctaaggccttgtgaaagtaccttaggactggactctttatctttgagctcttggacttggaggatgagtagattttgctatctccaatggtttcccaaacatCAAAGAAGTTTTCCCTTGGTATAACCATATTCCTTccactaccaacttcaaaactATAgatattggctatcttcttgAATGAAAGCTCATATTTTCTTCCCTTGATGGTGAAGTCACAACAACCATCTCCCAACTCTTTATCCATCCTTGGGAAGATGTGAAACTTGATGGTGGCTAAGAACTCACAGCTCTCTTCTCTATACACTTCCATGCACAAGCCCATGAATTTGCTTAAATTGCACTTCTCAAAGAGAAACTCTACATCTTCAGCAATTcccagcttctccatggtctccttgtgtggatacctTGTTCCTTGGAAACTCATCCTCATGAAAGCTTCATAGAGATATTTTGTAGTTAAGCCACAagattcttcttcgtcttccccttcttcttgctcttcttcattttcactctcttcttcttgttcttcaattgctggcctcttccctctTGTTTTGTTCCTCCTCATGTTCTCTTGAAGAGTGAATTCCATctcctcctcactttcagttCGCTTTGGGTCCTCTTCAACTGGCTGATGTTTCTTCTTCGCCACGCCactcgaccgcctactcgaACCAGCACTCGATCGTTTGCCTGCTCGAGTAGGTGATCGAGTACTACCACCAGCTTCTCTTCTTGATGCAAGCTGTACATCACGTCGATCCAATGAGCGAGCAACAGCTTTCTTACCTTCAGCTTCACGAATAGCAGCTTGTTTTGATGTTTCTGTAcaccttgaagacattttgaaaGAGAACTGAAGGAAATAGACTCAAAgatcaaagttaataggttagtaacctaaaaatcaaaagaactaagcttgagcaagaagatgaacttgagagagaatTTAAGctagattttgattgtttaaagcaaatgagagagtgtgagaagcCTAGAATCGAGTTTAGCTCCTTATAAAGAGgttaaggggacaaggagacaaggttGGAGCGTTTTTggcattcaaatttgaattgggaatctttgctTCAcatttgctgccactcgaccccaccaCTTGACCCCACGTGGTTGAGTACTTGACCAAAATTCGAAATTCAAACTCctttctccctccactcgatcgagcaaGAGAAATTGGAACCGAGTGGGCTTGGGCTTCTATTCCACTTGATCGAGTACCTCttgtgggctggtcgagtggccttgCGAATCCACTTCTACAAGTCCAATTCTTCTTAAACCCATCTACATTCTCATAAAAtggcctgcccaacacaaacataaaagaaaagaaatcaaaactacaaggaaaattaGACATATGTACAATGAtgccttagggacttcctccctagtgagcttgtttaaagtctctaagcttgacttttgatgccttttcaggcttggtttggagaccaaggagatgatgaaatcctccctggtaCAACCTGATCACAATGGTGCTGATCCTTAATCACTACACCCTTAGCAtttgaactttgtttcttcttcttgagtcttggtcttgctttcttcaaagacctcttgttgagttgcacttgaagatccttcactaGACCAGTAAATTCTTGAATTGAACCCTTGAGCTTTTCAACTGATTCCTCATGATAAGAGAGCTTAGCCTTTGAAGTTTCCACTTCACTTGAGATCTCATGATCTCTCTTGTCTTTAAGAACAAAAGGCTGACCTCTATATGGCAAATTGGTTGGGTTGTTGATATCAAATTTCATGATCAAACCCTCAGCTATGCTCAAGGTTATCAACCCCtccttaacatcaattacaGCTCCAGCAGTAgctaggaatggtcttcctaggatgaTAGGGTCTTCTAGCTCCTTATCCATGTCTATAATGAGGAAATCAGTGGGAATTCTGGTCTAGCCTATCTTGACTGGGAAATTCGCCAACTTACCAACAACATCTTTATGTGATCCATCAGCTAGAAATAAGTAGAGGTTATTGGGCTTGAAGTCAGTATGCCCAAGCTTATGTGCAATGGAGTAGGGCATTACACTGATAGATGCCCCTAAGtcacacaagcatttgttgaAATGCAAGTAGCTGAAAGAGCATGGCAGATTAAATGGACCTGggtcttcaagttttgttggaaTAACAACTTTCTCAATCTCCTCAAGATCTCTCTTGTCCTGATTCTCAGCTCTCTTCTTAGACATTTCCAGCAGCATacctttgtagagaggatatggagcatactgttccaaagcaggtcctctctcttcttttttgtattcAATGATAACCTCTTGtttcaaagccatcacttccCTTTCTTCAATTATTTTCCTGAGTTCCTTCAGCTTCTGTTCCTTGAAACGCTCTGGGAATGGCAGAGgaggtttgtaagcaggaggaatgtatctaACAGGCTCAACAGCTTCTGTGGCAACGACTCGATCAGTAACTCAATtgtgtgtgtggtcgagcacctggtcgagtgccttGCCGGCTTCAGTCTGCTGTGTAAAATCTTTGCTCTGGGCTTCAATTAGTgaaaaatcctccccatcttgaacttcactgtcctcagtggcAGTTTCCTCATAAAGGTGAATAGCTTTagcagtaaactcccttgggttttgaatagcttttCCAGGAAGGTTATTAGGCTTTGGAGCTGAAGTTGaagcaatgttgctctccatgtaCTTCACTTTAGAGTTCAAACTTTCAAACTTGatgttgagatcattatactgaGAAGTTAACTTTTggttcagctcagcaaacttctttgcATCCTCAATCTGCCCATTTGCTTGCCCAAGCAACAATTGCTGCATCATAGCTGTCAAATCTGGTTCTTGGCTTTGGTTGGTCTGAAACCCTGGAGGGGGACAGATTGGAGCCTGGAAcccttggtgttgttgtttgggtgcatagttgttttgttgttggggttgttgaggtggataaacttggtcttgaggatttgccacattggtgcttctataggagaggttgttgttcttgaattgATTGTAACCCTTGAACCCTCCTTGTTTCTGCATGTAGCAAATCTCAGCAAATTCTCTCTCCCTAGCTTGAtctggaacctcttcttcaccaagaaagtgaatgttcttttgttggctaagtagaatcttgtccaacttctcatgaacaaccttcaagtccttcttatacttctcaTCTTGATCATTGGAGGCAAATCTCACTgttctatcataatcctcattgtagttcccatcTGATTGTGCTAAGTTCTCCACTagctcccatccttcttctacattcttgttgaggaaattgccattggaggctgtatcCAAAAGCATCCTTATCTTTGGTAAGACTCCTCTATATAAGGTGCTGAATAGAGATTCATTGCTAAAGCCATGGTGTGGACATTGTGTTTGGAAGcctttgaatctctcccatgcctcacaaaagctttcattattcTTTTGTGCAAAACCAGAAATCTCATATTTCTACCTTGCAGTTCTAGCATTAGAGAAGAATTTAGCTAGGAAAGCCTTCTTACAAGcatcccatgtagtgatagcaccagttggaagtgtcttctccTAGAGATGTgccttgtctccaagtgagaaaggaaacaatctaaacttgaaaccatcctcacttacaccattgatcttggtgaggccACAAATTCTATCAAACTCATTAAGATGGTCTAGGGGGTCTTCCATTGGCAAACCATGGAACTTATTTGCTTGAATCATAGAGATTAGCCCACTTTTgatctcataattattatttgcaACTGCAGGAGGCACATTACCAGCTCTGATTGTGTGTATTTGGggcatctcctgcaccaatgttCTATGGCCTTGGatctttattgttttgttgctccattagcaacTGATTTTCTTGTTCCTGGAGGAATCTTGTTCTCTGCTGTCTTAGGTCTCTTGGTAGGTGATTGATGTGATCAAGGTACCTCTGAAGATTCTGATTCCCCTTagatcttgtttgcatcaactgaCCCGAAGACCGACTCGAAcagacactcggtcgagcacaagCTCGAGTTGAAGGTCGAACTAACTGAGCCGAGTATTCCTTTTGAATCTGGGTGGTggctcgatcaggtactcgaccGTGCAGACGGTCGAGTGGTtagtcgagttggtacctgaggttcaaaacaaacaagcagatgAAGAATCTTAATCAATAGTGATCAAAGGaacaatagaacttaatcttagacttgtaTAAATCCTAAATGccacaaacaaacactcaaatggcaacggcgccaaattgaaacatgtcTATAATGTATGGTTGGTGATGAACGAATGATGATAGAGATGATGGATGAACaggtggatgcaaggtgtttcaattactcttatgttgttgtaacagaaaggatgtcaatccataatgagtgtgatgcaagcaatcaggatatgaatacttatctaagtcaagccaaatgtgaTGAATGTTTTTAACTAACAGcctaatgataatgataaaatgcagaatgtaaagccACTAAGACAAGATAttaaatgcaaagtaaacaatgaaaacaaagcAGTAATGATtctaaacaagaacatgaattaAACTggtgcaagacaagtaatgaaatAGGATCAAACAGAAACGAAATGTATGCAACAGGAGTGAAACAAGAAATGAAACAGGTAGTGAAACAAGTaaatgcagaacataaacaagaacactGGATGatgctcgatcaagcactcgatcggatgcgTGATCGAGTGGGAGGTTGAGTGAACTTACGGATGAAGAACAGAGATagaacaacaatcaaaacagagcaaaacgaAAGTGAATCAAACAGCAAGCGAATAACAGTActtaaacagggaaatcaatagacaaagaaaggtcctaaggatggattcatgggctgggctCAAACTATGGTTATCTAgattgatcaacaaacctcaataaacaatgagctatctctagacaatgatcttccaaTACTTGTTAATTCAttctcatggcaataacaatcaagcttagatactcttagacctagctctcactagctattaaatataaaagcaggcattaaacaatcagatcatcaatgtcaaaaatcactttaagcATCTAATCTcatagcatgcttcatgataatctctcacattagccttatctagcaactttaacattggtgtgatgttaagaaacttaagatctatccttaccttCTCAGTATAAggatagcatagagcatatctaatctagaagagatgtataaaaataaagcttgatcaatctaaacaccCATAACCTTtgcccagcctaatccatccttaagatctctacacactactcacaatcactaaacatgatgaacaaaatcataaacccagaaatcaatgaaacttgcatgattagatagacaAGATAGAGatcaaaaatattgaagaagatatcaaactcaaatactcaatacttagaaagttatggaaccaacaagtatcaaagatttcttgagataatacaaaagtggctaatgatctaagcaaaagaaagacaaaaagtagataattcccaaaagggtataTACTAGGTCTAGATATTATTTCTCTAAAAAGTGCTCTCTTTCCGGCCATGAGGTACAAGGactttatataggagagaggggaagccctaaaatggctagaaaacaaaataggaaggcggctcggtcaactcgaccaggtactcggtcaactcgaccaggtactcggtcaactcgactaggtactcggtcgagtacttggtcgagtgacctcttcttctgcttcttccatccggtcgagtccctctctgcacatGGTCGAGTGTTTGTTCGAGTGTGGTGgttgaaagaccccgaccctgACGTCCCCGcgtccgcggtcacggcttccaTTCGGCTCTGTTCCTGGCCGAATATCCATTGATTCGTTTACTTAGCTTTGGCTCGTGGCCTTGCTTTGTAAACCTCTATACGCTTTGCACATATTAGGGATGGGgacttatagtcccttcggtgCACGGTGATCGGTTGCGCTATCGGCTTCCCGAACCACTCATGTTCCCGAAGCTTAGCATCCGACGTGCCATTATTTGACATGTCGGTCCTACCTTGGTATCCCGATCGACTcgtcggtcttggtatcagTGCCTGGTCCGATCAGATGATCTGAACCCTTAATTGAATCTCCGATCAACCACATACTGGGTCGATACTTCCAACGACTTGtcgaccacccgaccgatcaatcCATCCTACGGCTGGTATCGTTGATCCTTTGATCACCCGATCCGCCTAGCGATTGAATCATCGATCAACCCTCAATCGATCTGTCCATTAACGCAGATCATCGATGACCTTTCGATCGGTCCGACTCTATGATCGAACCGTAGATCATCCTGCGATCGGTTCGACTCCATGGACGAACCACCGCTTATCCTACAATCGGATTGGCCCGTTTGCCAAACCGTCGCTCGTCTGATCgtaccttcgatagagaggtaACATGCGCATCAGTTTGGACAAGTAAAttcgccgagccgcacccccttttcttcttaggcttagatggacgatggaaggatgatggtgtCTGGAAATGAAGGTcacgccctctatttatagggtctTGGCCGAAGTCTAGGCCCGAAAAGGCACCTGTCCAACAAGACCCTTCGATCGTGCACATTCGTCCGTGCCTGTCCGACCATGACCGTCCGTTCGTGTCTGTTAGGCCGTACTTGTCCAACCGTGTCTGTTCGGCAATGACTGTTCGTCACCGCGTCCCATGACTGTCCTCAAGCTGTCCAGCTGACCCACACACTGTCCACCACCGTCCAGCTGGCCGAGCTCAGTCGAGCTccttggcagctggtcgagcaaACGCGagctggccgatagctgtccgcaACTGGCCAATAGCTGTCCGCAGTTCGCCAATAGATGTCCACAGCTGGCCGATAGTTGCCCACAGCTGTccgatagctgtccgcagctggccgttagctgtccgcagctggccaaGAGCTGCCCGTAGCTGAACTACTTGTTCATCGAGTTCTTTCAGCTCGTTCAGCTCATATTCTAGCTGTTTGAGCTAGTAGTTTAGATACTTTAGCTCATTTAGCTAtcaatttccttaaaacaaattgcccccctttaggatcg
The sequence above is drawn from the Camelina sativa cultivar DH55 chromosome 4, Cs, whole genome shotgun sequence genome and encodes:
- the LOC104783405 gene encoding uncharacterized protein LOC104783405; translation: MMQQLLLGQANGQIEDAKKFAELNQKLTSQYNDLNIKFESLNSKVKYMESNIASTSAPKPNNLPGKAIQNPREFTAKAIHLYEETATEDSEVQDGEDFSLIEAQSKDFTQQTEAEAVEPVRYIPPAYKPPLPFPERFKEQKLKELRKIIEEREVMALKQEKRAENQDKRDLEEIEKVVIPTKLEDPGPFNLPCSFSYLHFNKCLCDLGASISVMPYSIAHKLGHTDFKPNNLYLFLADGSHKDVVGKLANFPVKIG